One Lactobacillus sp. CBA3606 DNA segment encodes these proteins:
- the dapB gene encoding 4-hydroxy-tetrahydrodipicolinate reductase produces the protein MIKVIVAGYQGRMGSTAAQMVIDNPDFELVGVYDARGTERNLNETNQFSDQDVPAFHDLNQLTTDATVWIDFTVPTAVYENAQFALKHGISPVIGTTGMTDEQVAALQKLAKAQQVGGLIAPNFGISAVLLMQFAQQAAKYFPDVEIIEMHHDDKIDSPSGTAISTAKKIAAVRQPKQQGNPAATETLPGARGADYEGMRIHAVRLPGLVAHEEVMFGGPGEGLTIRQDSFDRISFMTGVKVAVEKVNQYHELFVGLEHLL, from the coding sequence TTGATAAAAGTAATTGTCGCGGGCTATCAAGGCCGCATGGGTAGTACAGCTGCACAAATGGTTATTGATAACCCTGATTTTGAATTGGTCGGCGTGTATGATGCGCGTGGCACCGAGCGGAATTTAAACGAGACTAATCAGTTCAGTGATCAGGATGTCCCAGCTTTTCATGATTTAAATCAATTGACCACGGATGCGACTGTCTGGATTGACTTTACCGTGCCGACTGCAGTTTATGAAAATGCGCAATTTGCGCTTAAACATGGGATTTCTCCCGTCATTGGCACAACTGGCATGACGGATGAGCAAGTGGCAGCGTTACAAAAATTAGCTAAAGCGCAACAAGTCGGTGGCTTAATTGCGCCTAATTTTGGCATCAGTGCGGTTTTGCTCATGCAATTTGCCCAACAAGCCGCAAAATACTTTCCAGATGTTGAAATTATTGAAATGCATCATGATGATAAAATTGACTCACCTAGTGGAACGGCTATCAGCACGGCTAAGAAGATTGCGGCAGTCCGGCAACCCAAGCAACAAGGTAATCCGGCTGCCACAGAAACCTTACCCGGTGCTCGTGGTGCCGATTATGAAGGCATGCGCATTCACGCTGTGCGGTTGCCAGGCCTAGTTGCGCATGAAGAAGTTATGTTTGGCGGTCCTGGTGAAGGTCTAACGATTCGGCAAGATTCTTTTGATCGCATTTCATTTATGACGGGAGTTAAAGTTGCAGTTGAAAAGGTCAACCAGTATCATGAACTCTTCGTTGGCTTGGAGCACTTACTATGA